In Oryza sativa Japonica Group chromosome 3, ASM3414082v1, one DNA window encodes the following:
- the LOC4332174 gene encoding peroxidase A2, with product MGAVAAVRAAVLVVAVALAAAAAGASAQLCDKYYDGTCPDVHRIVRRVLKRARQDDPRIFASLTRLHFHDCFVQGCDASILLDNSTSIVSEKFATPNNNSARGYPVVDDIKAALEEACPGVVSCADILAIAAKISVELSGGPRWRVPLGRRDGTTANLTGADNNLPSPRDNLTTLQQKFAAVGLDVTDLVALSGAHTFGRVQCQFVTDRLYNFSGTGKPDPTLDAGYRRALAKSCPRRGGNSSALNDLDPTTPDAFDKNYFANIEVNRGFLQSDQELLSTPGAPTAAIVNSFAISQKAFFKSFARSMVNMGNIQPLTGSQGEVRKSCRFVNGS from the exons atgggcgcTGTGGCTGCGGTTCGTGCCGCGGTCCTGGTCGTGGCCGTggccctcgccgcggcggcggccggcgcgtcgGCGCAGCTGTGCGACAAGTACTACGACGGGACGTGCCCGGACGTGCACCGGATCGTGCGGCGCGTGCTGAAGAGGGCGCGGCAGGACGACCCCCGCATCTTCGCCAGCCTCACCCGCCTCcacttccacgactgcttcgtccaG GGTTGCGACGCGTCGATCCTGCTGGACAACAGCACGAGCATCGTGTCGGAGAAGTTCGCGACGCCGAACAACAACTCGGCGCGGGGGTACCCGGTGGTGGACGACATCAAGGCGGCACTTGAGGAGGCCTGCCCCGGcgtcgtctcctgcgccgacatcctcgccatcgccgccaagATCTCCGTCGAACTG TCCGGAGGCCCCCGGTGGCGCGTGCCCCTCGGCCGGCGCGACGGCACCACGGccaacctcaccggcgccgaCAATAACCTCCCCAGCCCCCGCGACAACCTCACCACCCTTCAGCAGaagttcgccgccgtcggcctcgaCGTCACCGACCTCGTCGCCCTCTCAG GGGCGCACACGTTCGGGAGGGTGCAGTGCCAGTTCGTGACGGACAGGCTGTACAACTTCAGCGGGACGGGGAAGCCGGACCCGACGCTGGACGCCGGCTACCGGCGGGCGCTGGCGAAGAGCTGCCCGCGGCGGGGCGGGAACTCGTCGGCGCTGAACGACCTGGACCCGACCACGCCGGACGCCTTCGACAAGAACTACTTCGCCAACATCGAGGTGAACCGCGGCTTCCTCCAGTCCGACCAGGAGCTCCTGTCCACGCCGGGCGCGCCCACGGCGGCGATCGTCAACAGCTTCGCCATCAGCCAGAAGGCCTTCTTCAAGAGCTTCGCCAGGTCCATGGTCAACATGGGGAACATCCAGCCGCTGACGGGCAGCCAGGGGGAGGTCCGGAAGAGCTGCAGATTTGTCAATGGAAGTTAA